The Desulfovibrio piger DNA segment AGACGTCCCCGGTGGGGGCCGGGCTGCCGAAGCCGGTCATGCGCAGCTGCAGACGCTCCTGGGGGTCCATCATGTTGGCCATGGTGGGGGTGATGCGCAGCAGGGAAAGCTCGGGATGGCTGGCATCCTCCACTTCCAGGGCATAGAAACGGAAAAGAACGCCGTCTTTTTCCATCTGGGCGATGGCACGCTGGTCCGGCTCGACGCGGGCTTCGGGGAAGAGCTTGAGAAGCGTCTCGAGGTCGGGCTCACAGGCGATGTCCACAGCCAGCTGTTTGCTGTGTTTCAAAAGATGTTCCTGCACGGGCGCATTGATGACGTGGGCGTCATAGCCGTTGCGCAGCAGGGTTTTGCAGATGGTGATGGCGTCTTTTAGCGCTTTTTCCATGAAAACTCCTCAAGCGGCAAAGCCGCATCCAGGGAAATCCCCGGCATACATGCGTTGTGAAGGCCTGACCGCATTGCAGGCCGCTGATTTCAGTATCGGCGGCAATGGGGGCAAAGTCAAGCAACAGTGCGCTCCGGGCGCGATGTCTCCCGGTGGCAAAAGGGGCTGGAAACGATGCCCTGGCCTGCGGGGAGAGCCTTGCCCGGATGCCCGCACAAGCTGCCGGTGCGCCCCTCACGACCGCCCCCGGAACGCCTGGGGGCGGGCAGGATGAGAAGGCATGAATCCCGGCATCAGGCCGTGCGTTCAGGGGAGGGGCAGACCTGTGAGAGGCATGCCGCCGTCCGGCGGGGGGCCGTGCTGTCCTTTCAGGTAAGGTGGGCGGTCTCGCTCACGCGGAGGCCCCGGGCAACAAAAAAGGCCCCGTGCGAGCACGGGGCCTTTGGAGTGCGGGATCGTGAAACTAGTCGCTGAAGTGACCGGTTTCGCGCTTCACGCCCAGGGCGATCTTCCAGAGCAGGGAGAGCACCAGGGCGCCCACGGCGTACACGCCCAGGGCCACGATGATCTCACGGCCGGTGGGGGCGTATTCGGTGACGGTCTCAAACATGTTGGGAGTGAAACCACCGATGAGCAGGCCGAGGCCCTTGTCGATCCAGGAAGCGGCAACCAGCAGCACCAGAGCCAGGGGCAGCAGGGGGCCGGTACGCCACTGCGGCGGGATCAGGATGATCAGGGAAGCGGCGGCCATGACCACAGCGGCCCACATCCAGTTGGTCACCCAGGAAACGTGGCCTTCATGACCAGCGAACAGGAAGACCAGAGGATGCTGATGACCGGGGATGCCACTGTAGAACGCGGTGAAGACTTCCAGCAGGTAGAAGAACACGTTGATGCACATGGCATAGGTGATGATGGTCGTCAGGGTCTTGATGGCGTCGCGGCCGGGATCGAAGCCGGTGAGGCGGCGCACGATGAAGATCAGCAGCAGCAGGATGGCGGGACCGGAGCAGAACGCCGAGGACAGGAAGCGGGCGGCCATGATGGCGGTCAGCCAGTAATGGCGGCCGGGGATGCCGGCGTACAGGAAGGCGGTCACGGTGTGGATGGAGAAGGCCCACAGGATCGAGAGGTAGATCAGGGGCTTGATCCACTTGGGCGGTTCCACGTCATGGCGCTCGGCTTCCAGGGTGACCCAGCCGATGACGGCGTTGAGGGTCAGGTAGCCGATGAGCACGATCATGTCATAGAACATGACCGAATTGGGCGTGGGATGCAGCAGCACGTTCATCATGCGCTGGGGCTGGCCCAGGTCCACCACGATGAAGAGGGCGCACATGACCACGGCCGAGATGGCCATGAATTCACCGAAGATGATCATGCGCTTGAACTTCTTGTAGTGGTGGAAGTAGGCGGGCAGCACCAGCATGACGGCGGAGGCGGCCACACCCACAAGATAGGTGAACTGCGAGATGTAGAGGCCCCACGAGACATCGCGGCTCATGCCGGTGATGGAGAGGCCTTCCTGCAGCTGCTGCAGGTAGACCAGGCCGCAACCGGCGATGACTGCGAGCAGGAAGAGCAGCCACAGGTAGTAGGTCTTGGGACCGGTAAGCAATTTTTCAAGCATGGCCTGTTCTCCCTAGATGAGGTAGTAAACGCCGGGCTGGGTGCCCAGATTGGGCTTGCGGCGAATGCTGTAGTTGGAGGCGAGGGCCTTGCACACATCGGACTTGGGATCGTTGAGATCGCCGAAGAGGATGCGGCCGCCGGCAGCTTCCACGCAGGCGGGCATCTGGCCCACGGCCAGGCGCTCGGCGCAGAAGGTGCATTTTTCCACCACACCGATCATGCGGGTGGGGTAGGCGGGGTTCGGCACGGGATCGCTCAGGTACTTGCGGGGATCCACAAAGTTGAAGGAGCGGGCGCCGAAGGGACAGCCGGCCATGCAGAAACGGCAGCCGATGCAGCGATGGTAGTCCATGGCGATGATGCCGTCTTCCATCTGATAGGTGGCCTGGGTGGGGCACACGCGCACGCACGGCGGGTTGGTGCAGTGGTTGCACAGCAGGGGATAGCTGGCATCCTTCACACGGGAGGTCAGGTGTTCGTTCAGGTCGTCGGGGAAGGCGTGGTCGAACTTTTCGAGCCACATCCACTTGATGTCCTGATGGCCTTCCATGGTGGGCACGTTGTGGGCCTTGTGGCAGGCTTCGATGATGGGAGCGTATTCCTTGGCGTTCTTGAAGGCGCGGGTGTCGATGACCATGGCCCAGCGCTTGGCCTTCAGGGCCTTGGCGTTGGGTTCATAGGAGCCGATGCGCGCACCGGCCTGGGCAGAGCCGGCCATGGTGGCCAGGCCGCTGCTCAGGGCAAAGACCGAGAGGCCCGCCACCTTCAGAAAGGATCTTCTGCTTTTGTTCATTACTTGTTCCCCTTGGGAAGAATGTGGCAGGTCCAGCAGTAAGGATCGACGCTGTTGGACACGTGGCACTTGTCGCAGAACTCTTCGTAGTTGCTGTGGCACTTCAGGCAGGTGTTCTGCAGGCTGATGGTCCACTTTTTGCCGGTGGACGACACATAGGTGCGGTTCTCATAGCGCAGGGCCTGATCGCGCCATTCGTTGAGCAGGTACATGTGCTCGGCGCGCATGAACTCGACGGGTTCCACGCATTCCTTTTCATTCTGGGGCAGGACGATGGCAGGACGCTTGTAGTCCTTGGTACCGCCGAAGTTGGCCCAGAAGGGGGTGGAGAACAGGACCGCGAAAACGAGGATCCCGAGAATGACAGCTTTGGCGTTGTACATGTTGTTATTCCTCCTCGGCCTCGGCGGTCACATTGGGCAGGTCTTCCTGACGCAGGTCCATGGTGCGCTTGCATTCGCCCTTCATGACCAGGGCATTGGCCACCAGTTCGTGCACGCCGCTCACGGTCACGCCGGGGGCCCAGTAGTCGGCCAGGGGCGGCAGGGTGGCGCGGTCGATGGCGCAGACGCAGGCCATGTGGTTGACGCCGTACTTTTCCTGCACATAGCGCAGGGCGTTGCCACGAGGCATACCGGAACGCATGCGCAGTTCCATGATTTCTTCGGTGTTCAGACCGGAACCGGCGCCGCAGCAGAAGGTCTGCTCACGGATGGTGTTCTCGGGCATTTCCACGAAGTTGTTGCACACGGCCTTGAGCACGTAACGGGGTTCTTCCAGCAGACCCATACCGCGAGCGGGGTTACAGGAGTCGTGGAAGGTGGTGATGATATGGTCGTTACGGCTGGGATCCAGGTTCAGCTTGTTGTGCTTGATCAGGTCGGCCGTGAACTCGGTGATGTGCACCATCTTGGTGGCAGCCGCGTTGGTGAACTTGGTGCCGGTGATGGGGGAGGTGGGCACATCCATCATGCAGGACGGGGCCGGGCCGTTGTAGGTGGCC contains these protein-coding regions:
- the dsrP gene encoding sulfate reduction electron transfer complex DsrMKJOP subunit DsrP produces the protein MLEKLLTGPKTYYLWLLFLLAVIAGCGLVYLQQLQEGLSITGMSRDVSWGLYISQFTYLVGVAASAVMLVLPAYFHHYKKFKRMIIFGEFMAISAVVMCALFIVVDLGQPQRMMNVLLHPTPNSVMFYDMIVLIGYLTLNAVIGWVTLEAERHDVEPPKWIKPLIYLSILWAFSIHTVTAFLYAGIPGRHYWLTAIMAARFLSSAFCSGPAILLLLIFIVRRLTGFDPGRDAIKTLTTIITYAMCINVFFYLLEVFTAFYSGIPGHQHPLVFLFAGHEGHVSWVTNWMWAAVVMAAASLIILIPPQWRTGPLLPLALVLLVAASWIDKGLGLLIGGFTPNMFETVTEYAPTGREIIVALGVYAVGALVLSLLWKIALGVKRETGHFSD
- the dsrO gene encoding sulfate reduction electron transfer complex DsrMKJOP subunit DsrO, with amino-acid sequence MNKSRRSFLKVAGLSVFALSSGLATMAGSAQAGARIGSYEPNAKALKAKRWAMVIDTRAFKNAKEYAPIIEACHKAHNVPTMEGHQDIKWMWLEKFDHAFPDDLNEHLTSRVKDASYPLLCNHCTNPPCVRVCPTQATYQMEDGIIAMDYHRCIGCRFCMAGCPFGARSFNFVDPRKYLSDPVPNPAYPTRMIGVVEKCTFCAERLAVGQMPACVEAAGGRILFGDLNDPKSDVCKALASNYSIRRKPNLGTQPGVYYLI
- the dsrJ gene encoding sulfate reduction electron transfer complex DsrMKJOP subunit DsrJ; this translates as MYNAKAVILGILVFAVLFSTPFWANFGGTKDYKRPAIVLPQNEKECVEPVEFMRAEHMYLLNEWRDQALRYENRTYVSSTGKKWTISLQNTCLKCHSNYEEFCDKCHVSNSVDPYCWTCHILPKGNK